One window of Athalia rosae chromosome 4, iyAthRosa1.1, whole genome shotgun sequence genomic DNA carries:
- the LOC105687545 gene encoding eukaryotic translation initiation factor 5B-like isoform X2 — protein sequence MPPPPGTLPPPPHVFGPVHSQVTPMQPWSHPPPPWQWMTPQTPPLPQQSARDLTPNNFQRDMPLRNNYIRRDRFTHNRNNIYNQRNNFHRKNRRHPRYDPSHGQFDQTSYFGPTVPIAIGLDWQRNSYSANPSVHPADGLINHISVAIQNHQIPQSSLPPGVSHGSINRHMEESGDQDIKIVSEEVVVKKNKQRKPMSQSYPSRPWNREDAERALQIENEYNKTVKAQSLIIKFPDPDLNKDIVREFHSGIQNIHFQSPSGPRYCFIQMAEDVNIDDAIKELEKIPFGVGRLKVERKSLRDEDNPTPEEIDPYTLYIGNLPESVNVNEVKTKFPSAARVDVGYAQKMRNTRYAFIRYNSVEESISAYKQAHDLMWDTRSIIVRFRRQRGNTCLPGEPKPNLKKVKEEPGTSSQVKKEQSLSSNVPIQKKSIVEQNNHTKLPTNTVQEKSRDLQLETVNSSPFSEPSSTVPVPVASAKATNQCMPQPWTMQPTQTSPLSEAVTVMPLETGQTDEQELLIEIKEEPEDYDEMEMQDDAQIEDEMDDDDDEEEDDDSDDDEEDADNDEEEDEEDEEEEEIDDTETLPDDDKQNVTKEDEPVDHLDQMFNDLENMAGDIVL from the exons ATGCCTCCTCCACCTGGTACACTGCCACCTCCGCCACATGTATTTGGACCAGTTCACTCTCAAGTTACACCCATGCAACCTTGGTcacatcctcctcctccgtggCAATGGATGACCCCCCAGACTCCTCCACTACCTCAACAATCAGCTCGTGATTTAACGCcaaataatttccaaagaGATATGCCACTACGAAATAACTATATTAGGAGAGATAGATTCACTCACAATAGAAACAATATTTACAACCagaggaataattttcatcgaaagaACAGAAGGCATCCCCGATATGATCCATCTCATGGACAGTTTGATCAAACTTCATATTTTGGGCCGACGGTACCTATTGCAATAGGCCTTGATTGGCAAAGGAACAGTTACTCGGCAAATCCATCGGTTCATCCTGCTGATGGCCTTATCAATCATATTTCAGTTGCCATTCAAAATCACCAAATACCACAGTCAAGCTTACCACCTGGAGTTTCTCACGGTTCAATTAATAGACACATGGAAGAATCCGGCGATCAGGACATTAAAATTGTTTCT GAAGAAGTTGTTGTTAAGAAGAATAAACAGCGAAAGCCAATGTCGCAAAGTTACCCAAGTCGTCCATGGAATCGTGAAGATGCTGAAAGAGCATTGCAAATAGAAAACGAGTACAACAAGACTGTTAAAGCACAAAGTTTGATCATAAAATTTCCGGATCCCGACCTCAACAAAGACATTGTTAGAGAGTTCCATTCGGGTATACAGAATATACACTTTCAGAGTCCCAGCGGGCCGCGATACTGTTTCATTCAAATGGCAGAAGATGTGAATATCGATGACGCTATTAAAGAATTGGAGAAAATACCGTTTGGTGTAGGCCGTCTAAAAGTTGAGCGGAAATCGTTGAGAGATGAGGATAACCCGACCCCGGAAGAAATAGATCCTTATACATTGTACATTGGAAATCTTCCAGAATCTGTTAATGTTAATGAAGTGAAAACCAAGTTTCCCTCTGCTGCCCGGGTCGATGTTGGTTATGCgcagaaaatgagaaacacaCG ATATGCGTTCATCCGATATAACAGCGTCGAGGAATCAATATCTGCCTATAAACAAGCCCACGATTTGATGTGGGATACTCGTAGTATAATAGTTAGATTTAGAAGACAGCGTGGAAATACTTGCCTTCCTGGAGAACCAAAacctaatttgaaaaaagtaaaagaagagCCTGGTACCTCATCTCAAGTCAAGAAAGAACAATCGTTAAGCTCTAATGTACCAATTCAAAAAAAGTCGATTGTTGAGCAGAACAATCACACAAAGCTACCAACAAATACTGTCCAAGAGAAGAGTCgtgatttacaattagaaaCTGTCAATTCATCCCCATTTTCAGAACCCTCATCGACGGTTCCAGTACCTGTTGCCTCTGCTAAGGCAACGAACCAGTGTATGCCACAACCGTGG ACAATGCAACCAACACAAACATCACCGCTCTCAGAGGCTGTTACTGTGATGCCTCTGGAAACCGGTCAAACAGATGAACAAGAATTGCTGATAGAAATCAAGGAAGAACCTGAAGACTATGACGAGATGGAAATGCAAGATGATGCCCAGATAGAAGATGAAAtggatgacgatgacgatgaggaagaagatgatgaCTCTGACGATGATGAAGAAGATGCGGACaatgatgaagaagaagatgaagaagatgaagaagaagaagaaattgatgaCACTGAGACTTTGCCTGATGATGATAAGCAGAATGTAACTAAGGAGGATGAACCTGTAGAT CATTTGGATCAAATGTTCAACGATTTAGAAAATATGGCTGGTGATATTGTCTTGTAG
- the LOC105687550 gene encoding eukaryotic translation initiation factor 4E-1A isoform X2 — protein sequence MATNNIAEVEDIEKKEEEVANLEEFPPELLIKHPLQNTWTLWYYENDRSKTWEQNQREITSFDTAEDFWSLYNHIKLASELRQGCDYSMFKRGIRPMWEDDANKKGGRWLISLDKKQRNNDLDRFWLEVLLCMIGEAFNECSDDVCGAVVNVRPKGDKIGVWTADARRELSVMDIGRKLKERLRIAPKANIGYQIHKDTMAKAGSVTKNTYTV from the exons ATGGCTACAAATAATATAGCAGAAGTTGAG GatatagaaaagaaagaagaagaggtagCTAATTTGGAAGAATTTCCACCTGAGCTTCTCATCAAACACCCTTTACAAAATACCTGGACACTTTGGTATTACGAAAATGATCGCAGTAAGACCTGGGAACAGAATCAACGAGAAATCACCAGTTTTGATACAGCTGAAGACTTTTGGAG TTTATACAATCACATAAAATTGGCTTCCGAACTGCGACAAGGTTGTGATTACAGCATGTTCAAGCGAGGTATCCGGCCTATGTGGGAAGATGATGCAAACAAAAAAGGAGGGAGATGGTTAATCAGTTTAgacaaaaaacagagaaataaTGACTTGGACCGTTTTTGGCTTGAAGTCCTTTTATGCATGATTGGAGAAGCTTTCAACGAGTGTTCAGACGATGTTTGTGGGGCTGTGGTCAATGTAAGACCAAAAGGTGATAAAATCGGCGTATGGACCGCAGACGCAAGGAGAGAGCTTAGCGTGATGGATATtgg aCGCAAATTGAAAGAAAGGTTGCGAATTGCACCAAAGGCAAACATAGGCTACCAAATACATAAAGACACTATGGCCAAGGCAGGAAGCGTTACCAAGAATACTTACACTGTCTAA
- the LOC105687545 gene encoding eukaryotic translation initiation factor 5B-like isoform X1 — translation MKHLGAEENGESKRSSVKQELATFGYDNSYSSYSTPSPSPATINQPLPGQPPLPPMPPPPGTLPPPPHVFGPVHSQVTPMQPWSHPPPPWQWMTPQTPPLPQQSARDLTPNNFQRDMPLRNNYIRRDRFTHNRNNIYNQRNNFHRKNRRHPRYDPSHGQFDQTSYFGPTVPIAIGLDWQRNSYSANPSVHPADGLINHISVAIQNHQIPQSSLPPGVSHGSINRHMEESGDQDIKIVSEEVVVKKNKQRKPMSQSYPSRPWNREDAERALQIENEYNKTVKAQSLIIKFPDPDLNKDIVREFHSGIQNIHFQSPSGPRYCFIQMAEDVNIDDAIKELEKIPFGVGRLKVERKSLRDEDNPTPEEIDPYTLYIGNLPESVNVNEVKTKFPSAARVDVGYAQKMRNTRYAFIRYNSVEESISAYKQAHDLMWDTRSIIVRFRRQRGNTCLPGEPKPNLKKVKEEPGTSSQVKKEQSLSSNVPIQKKSIVEQNNHTKLPTNTVQEKSRDLQLETVNSSPFSEPSSTVPVPVASAKATNQCMPQPWTMQPTQTSPLSEAVTVMPLETGQTDEQELLIEIKEEPEDYDEMEMQDDAQIEDEMDDDDDEEEDDDSDDDEEDADNDEEEDEEDEEEEEIDDTETLPDDDKQNVTKEDEPVDHLDQMFNDLENMAGDIVL, via the exons ATGAAGCATTTG GGAGCCGAAGAAAATGGGGAGAGCAAACGTTCTTCGGTGAAACAAGAGCTAGCAACGTTTGGATACGATAATTCCTACAGCAGCTATTCAACACCCTCACCATCTCCAGCAACCATAAATCAACCCTTACCCGGGCAACCACCATTGCCTCCTATGCCTCCTCCACCTGGTACACTGCCACCTCCGCCACATGTATTTGGACCAGTTCACTCTCAAGTTACACCCATGCAACCTTGGTcacatcctcctcctccgtggCAATGGATGACCCCCCAGACTCCTCCACTACCTCAACAATCAGCTCGTGATTTAACGCcaaataatttccaaagaGATATGCCACTACGAAATAACTATATTAGGAGAGATAGATTCACTCACAATAGAAACAATATTTACAACCagaggaataattttcatcgaaagaACAGAAGGCATCCCCGATATGATCCATCTCATGGACAGTTTGATCAAACTTCATATTTTGGGCCGACGGTACCTATTGCAATAGGCCTTGATTGGCAAAGGAACAGTTACTCGGCAAATCCATCGGTTCATCCTGCTGATGGCCTTATCAATCATATTTCAGTTGCCATTCAAAATCACCAAATACCACAGTCAAGCTTACCACCTGGAGTTTCTCACGGTTCAATTAATAGACACATGGAAGAATCCGGCGATCAGGACATTAAAATTGTTTCT GAAGAAGTTGTTGTTAAGAAGAATAAACAGCGAAAGCCAATGTCGCAAAGTTACCCAAGTCGTCCATGGAATCGTGAAGATGCTGAAAGAGCATTGCAAATAGAAAACGAGTACAACAAGACTGTTAAAGCACAAAGTTTGATCATAAAATTTCCGGATCCCGACCTCAACAAAGACATTGTTAGAGAGTTCCATTCGGGTATACAGAATATACACTTTCAGAGTCCCAGCGGGCCGCGATACTGTTTCATTCAAATGGCAGAAGATGTGAATATCGATGACGCTATTAAAGAATTGGAGAAAATACCGTTTGGTGTAGGCCGTCTAAAAGTTGAGCGGAAATCGTTGAGAGATGAGGATAACCCGACCCCGGAAGAAATAGATCCTTATACATTGTACATTGGAAATCTTCCAGAATCTGTTAATGTTAATGAAGTGAAAACCAAGTTTCCCTCTGCTGCCCGGGTCGATGTTGGTTATGCgcagaaaatgagaaacacaCG ATATGCGTTCATCCGATATAACAGCGTCGAGGAATCAATATCTGCCTATAAACAAGCCCACGATTTGATGTGGGATACTCGTAGTATAATAGTTAGATTTAGAAGACAGCGTGGAAATACTTGCCTTCCTGGAGAACCAAAacctaatttgaaaaaagtaaaagaagagCCTGGTACCTCATCTCAAGTCAAGAAAGAACAATCGTTAAGCTCTAATGTACCAATTCAAAAAAAGTCGATTGTTGAGCAGAACAATCACACAAAGCTACCAACAAATACTGTCCAAGAGAAGAGTCgtgatttacaattagaaaCTGTCAATTCATCCCCATTTTCAGAACCCTCATCGACGGTTCCAGTACCTGTTGCCTCTGCTAAGGCAACGAACCAGTGTATGCCACAACCGTGG ACAATGCAACCAACACAAACATCACCGCTCTCAGAGGCTGTTACTGTGATGCCTCTGGAAACCGGTCAAACAGATGAACAAGAATTGCTGATAGAAATCAAGGAAGAACCTGAAGACTATGACGAGATGGAAATGCAAGATGATGCCCAGATAGAAGATGAAAtggatgacgatgacgatgaggaagaagatgatgaCTCTGACGATGATGAAGAAGATGCGGACaatgatgaagaagaagatgaagaagatgaagaagaagaagaaattgatgaCACTGAGACTTTGCCTGATGATGATAAGCAGAATGTAACTAAGGAGGATGAACCTGTAGAT CATTTGGATCAAATGTTCAACGATTTAGAAAATATGGCTGGTGATATTGTCTTGTAG